Proteins encoded by one window of Halosolutus amylolyticus:
- a CDS encoding YeaH/YhbH family protein gives MGLRDDLERFREVGEERREDLADFIQYGDLGQSKPGEINIPVKIVSLPEFEYDRRDQGGVGQGDGDTPDVGQPVGQPQPQPGDDDGDDGDEPGEDGGEHEYYEMDPEEFAQELDEELGLDLDPKGKKVIEEKEGPFTDLTRTGPDSTLDFERMFKEGLKRKLAMDFDEDFLREVCKVEGFGPRDVFEWARGENVPVSMAWVEEAYDDIPEDELDAWDSIDEVEENVERQTVQQQIRREGIKHVPFRREDERYRYPEIIEEKEKNVVVVNIRDVSGSMREKKRELVERTFTPLDWYLQGKYDNAEFVYIAHDADAWQVERDEFFGIRSGGGTKISSAYELADQLLEEFPWSDWNRYVFAAGDSENSSNDTEERVIPLMEEIPANLHAYVETQPSGNAINATHAEELERHFGTDSDDVAVAYVNDKSDVTDAIYEILSTEGEEDE, from the coding sequence ATGGGACTGAGAGACGACCTCGAACGATTCCGCGAAGTCGGCGAGGAGCGCCGCGAGGACCTCGCCGACTTCATCCAGTACGGCGACCTCGGACAGAGCAAACCCGGCGAGATCAACATCCCGGTCAAGATCGTCTCGCTCCCGGAGTTCGAGTACGATCGGCGCGACCAGGGTGGCGTCGGACAGGGCGACGGCGACACGCCGGACGTCGGCCAGCCGGTCGGTCAACCCCAGCCGCAGCCGGGCGACGACGACGGCGACGACGGGGACGAACCCGGCGAGGACGGCGGCGAGCACGAGTACTACGAGATGGATCCCGAAGAGTTCGCCCAGGAACTCGACGAGGAACTCGGCCTCGACCTCGATCCGAAGGGCAAGAAGGTCATCGAGGAGAAGGAAGGTCCCTTCACGGACCTCACCCGGACCGGCCCCGACAGCACGCTCGACTTCGAGCGGATGTTCAAGGAGGGGCTCAAGCGCAAACTCGCGATGGACTTCGACGAGGACTTCCTCAGGGAGGTCTGCAAGGTCGAGGGGTTCGGCCCGCGCGACGTCTTCGAGTGGGCCCGCGGGGAGAACGTCCCGGTGTCGATGGCCTGGGTCGAGGAGGCCTACGACGACATTCCCGAGGACGAACTGGACGCGTGGGACTCGATCGACGAGGTCGAGGAGAACGTCGAGCGCCAGACGGTCCAGCAGCAGATCCGCCGCGAGGGGATCAAACACGTCCCCTTCCGCCGGGAGGACGAACGCTACCGCTACCCCGAGATCATCGAGGAGAAAGAGAAGAACGTCGTCGTCGTCAACATCCGCGACGTCTCCGGGTCGATGCGCGAGAAGAAGCGCGAACTCGTCGAGCGGACGTTCACGCCGCTGGACTGGTACCTCCAGGGCAAGTACGACAACGCCGAGTTCGTCTACATCGCCCACGACGCCGACGCCTGGCAGGTCGAACGCGACGAGTTCTTCGGCATCCGATCGGGCGGCGGGACGAAGATCTCGAGCGCGTACGAACTCGCCGACCAGCTGCTGGAGGAGTTCCCCTGGAGCGACTGGAACCGCTACGTCTTCGCGGCGGGCGACTCCGAGAACTCGAGCAACGACACCGAGGAGCGGGTCATCCCGCTGATGGAGGAGATTCCGGCCAACCTCCACGCGTACGTCGAGACCCAGCCGAGCGGCAACGCGATCAACGCCACCCACGCCGAGGAACTGGAACGCCACTTCGGCACCGATTCCGACGACGTCGCGGTGGCCTACGTCAACGACAAGTCCGACGTGACCGACGCGATCTACGAGATCCTCTCGACGGAGGGTGAAGAAGATGAGTAG
- a CDS encoding PrkA family serine protein kinase, which yields MTGNDYVTEADRTLEETYEEPMSLAAYVDRIFENPTIASHASKYLLEAIEAAGTRTVVEEGEEKERYRFFDDPHNDGEHAILGNTEVLNGFVDDLRSIAAGRAKDEKIIWFEGPTATGKSELKRCLVNGLREYSKTPEGRRYTVEWNVTTAEAEDRGLSYGGDPTAGDDQHWYESPVQAHPLSVFPESVRERILEDLNGELDDHVPVRVDAALDPFSREAYDFLEERYRREGKGELFSEIADDKHLRVKNYVVDVGQGVGVLHSEDDGPPKERLVGSWMHGMLQELDSRGRKNPQAFSYDGVLSQGNGVLTIVEDAAQHADLLQKLLNVPDEQSVKLDKGIGMDVDSQLLIISNPDLEAQLNQHADRNGMDPLKALKRRLDKHQFGYLTNLSLECELIRRELTNETEVWTAESYDELADRIREPVRITVKDQDGEAREQEFAPHAIEAAALYAVATRLDEEDLPNGLDLVDKALIYDQGYLQEGDTRREKDDFDFDDDGHDGEHGVPVTYTRDTLAELLRTDKDRHHPVLPVENVVMPRDVLNGMAEGMADAPVFSTGERSEFENRVVPVKNYIFDQQESDVIEAIMHEKRVDEDTVAEYVEHVYAWETDEPLYNDRGERVEPDPLKMKLFEIEHLGRFSEDDYEGNLPRESVRNFRREKVITSLNRHAWEHRDEDFSVQDVDLTAIPVIKTVLESHDWDDVERTFEDFDPRQWDDPPSGTQTESVKADTIDTMVDLFDYSEASAELTSRHVMGQVSYRWD from the coding sequence ATGACGGGGAACGACTACGTCACCGAGGCCGATCGGACGCTCGAGGAGACCTACGAGGAGCCGATGAGCCTCGCGGCGTACGTCGATCGCATCTTCGAGAACCCGACGATCGCCTCCCACGCCTCGAAGTACCTGCTCGAGGCGATCGAAGCCGCCGGCACCCGGACCGTGGTCGAGGAGGGCGAGGAGAAGGAGCGCTACCGCTTCTTCGACGATCCGCACAACGACGGCGAGCACGCCATCCTCGGCAACACCGAGGTACTGAACGGGTTCGTCGACGACCTCCGATCGATCGCCGCGGGCCGGGCGAAAGACGAGAAAATCATCTGGTTCGAGGGACCGACCGCGACGGGCAAGTCGGAACTCAAGCGCTGTCTGGTCAACGGCCTGCGGGAGTACTCGAAGACCCCCGAGGGCCGGCGCTACACCGTCGAGTGGAACGTGACGACCGCAGAGGCCGAGGATCGCGGCCTGAGCTACGGCGGCGATCCCACGGCCGGGGACGACCAGCACTGGTACGAGAGTCCGGTCCAGGCACACCCGCTGTCGGTGTTCCCCGAGAGCGTCCGCGAGCGCATCCTCGAGGACCTCAACGGCGAACTCGACGATCACGTTCCCGTTCGCGTGGACGCGGCCCTCGACCCCTTCTCGCGGGAAGCCTACGACTTCCTCGAGGAGCGGTACCGCCGGGAGGGCAAGGGAGAGCTGTTCTCCGAGATCGCCGACGACAAACACCTCCGCGTGAAGAACTACGTCGTCGACGTCGGCCAGGGTGTCGGCGTCCTCCACAGCGAGGACGACGGCCCGCCGAAGGAACGGCTCGTCGGCTCGTGGATGCACGGGATGCTCCAGGAACTCGACTCCCGGGGCCGGAAGAATCCGCAAGCGTTCAGCTACGACGGCGTCCTGTCGCAGGGCAACGGCGTCCTCACGATCGTCGAGGACGCGGCCCAGCACGCCGACCTGCTCCAGAAGCTGCTGAACGTCCCCGACGAGCAGTCCGTCAAGCTGGACAAGGGGATCGGGATGGACGTCGACAGCCAGCTGCTGATCATCTCCAATCCCGACCTCGAAGCGCAACTCAACCAGCACGCCGATCGCAACGGAATGGACCCCCTGAAGGCGCTCAAACGCCGCCTCGACAAGCACCAGTTCGGCTACCTCACGAACCTCTCGCTGGAGTGTGAACTCATCCGGCGGGAACTCACGAACGAGACGGAGGTCTGGACGGCCGAGAGCTACGACGAACTGGCCGATCGGATCCGTGAACCGGTGCGGATAACGGTGAAAGATCAGGACGGCGAGGCCAGGGAGCAGGAGTTTGCGCCCCACGCGATCGAGGCCGCCGCGCTGTACGCCGTCGCCACCCGGCTCGACGAGGAGGACCTCCCGAACGGGCTGGACCTCGTCGACAAGGCCCTGATCTACGACCAGGGCTACCTCCAGGAGGGCGACACCCGGCGGGAGAAAGACGACTTCGACTTCGACGACGACGGCCACGACGGCGAACACGGCGTCCCCGTCACGTACACGCGGGACACCCTGGCGGAACTGTTGCGGACGGACAAGGACCGCCACCACCCGGTCCTGCCGGTCGAGAACGTGGTGATGCCCCGCGACGTGTTAAACGGGATGGCCGAGGGGATGGCCGACGCCCCGGTCTTCTCGACCGGCGAGCGATCGGAGTTCGAGAACCGCGTGGTGCCCGTGAAGAACTACATCTTCGACCAGCAGGAGAGCGACGTCATCGAGGCGATCATGCACGAGAAACGGGTCGACGAGGACACCGTCGCGGAGTACGTCGAACACGTCTACGCGTGGGAGACCGACGAGCCGCTGTACAACGATCGCGGCGAGCGCGTCGAACCGGACCCGCTGAAGATGAAGCTGTTCGAGATCGAGCACCTCGGCCGGTTCTCCGAGGACGACTACGAGGGGAACCTCCCCCGGGAAAGCGTGCGGAACTTCCGACGCGAGAAGGTGATCACGTCGCTGAACCGCCACGCGTGGGAACACCGCGACGAGGACTTCTCGGTGCAGGACGTCGACCTGACGGCGATCCCGGTCATCAAGACCGTCCTCGAGAGCCACGACTGGGACGACGTCGAGCGCACGTTCGAGGACTTCGACCCGCGCCAGTGGGACGACCCACCGAGCGGCACGCAGACCGAATCCGTCAAGGCGGACACGATCGACACGATGGTCGACCTCTTCGACTACTCGGAGGCGTCGGCCGAGCTAACCAGCAGACACGTCATGGGACAGGTGTCATACAGATGGGACTGA
- a CDS encoding PrkA family serine protein kinase, protein MTGDIETLEKLSTDYKESMPADLRETKSFDWYLEAVYEDPKIARNAHQRVADMFDYYGTTYDETEGMVEYQLASEDPLNDGENTFYGKVIHQSIHEFVNKVKSGARRLGPERRIKLLLGPVGSGKSHFDKQVRRYFEDYTLRDEGRMYTFKWTNLCDVIKDQDPADDTVRSPMNQDPLVLLPLEQRQQVIDDLNENLDAPYTIQNEQALDPESEFYMDRLLAHYDDDLQQVLENHVEIIRFVADENKRQGLETFEPKDKKNQDETELTGDVNYSKIAIYGESDPRAFDYSGAFCNANRGIFSGEELLKLQREFLYDFLHATQEQTIKPKNNPRIDIDQVIVGRTNMPEYKDKKGDEKMEAFNDRTKRIDFPYVLSYEDEANIYQKMLNNADVPDINVEPHTLEMAGLFGVLTRIEEPDTETVDLLSKAKAYNGEIDEGDDIDPKKLRDEAAAKAEIGEGMVGISPRFIGDEIAEAIMDSKHRQRGFLSPLTVFNFFEENLEHHGSIPEDNFEKYYRYLETVREEYRERAIEDVRHALAYDIDEIQRQGEKYMDHVMAYIDDDTIEDELTGREQEPDETFLRSVEEKLDIPEDRKESFRQEVSNWVSRRAREGEAFNPQDNERLRRALERKLWEDKKHNINFSALVSANEFDDDERSSWIDALMEQGYSEEGAKEVLEFAGAEVAKAEMEE, encoded by the coding sequence ATGACCGGTGACATCGAGACGCTCGAGAAGCTCAGTACGGATTACAAGGAATCGATGCCCGCGGACCTGCGGGAGACCAAGTCGTTCGACTGGTACCTCGAAGCGGTGTACGAGGACCCGAAGATCGCCCGCAACGCCCACCAGCGCGTCGCGGACATGTTCGACTACTACGGGACGACCTACGACGAGACGGAGGGCATGGTCGAGTACCAGCTCGCCAGCGAAGACCCGCTGAACGACGGCGAGAACACCTTCTACGGGAAGGTGATCCACCAGTCGATCCACGAGTTCGTCAACAAGGTCAAATCGGGTGCCCGCAGGCTCGGTCCCGAGCGGCGGATCAAGCTCTTGCTCGGCCCCGTCGGATCCGGGAAGTCCCACTTCGACAAACAGGTGCGACGCTACTTCGAGGACTACACGCTCCGCGACGAGGGGCGGATGTACACGTTCAAATGGACTAACCTCTGTGACGTCATCAAGGATCAGGATCCGGCCGACGACACCGTCCGATCGCCGATGAACCAGGATCCGCTCGTCCTGCTCCCGCTGGAACAGCGCCAGCAGGTCATCGACGACCTGAACGAGAACCTCGACGCACCGTACACGATCCAGAACGAGCAGGCGCTCGATCCGGAGAGCGAGTTCTACATGGACCGGCTGCTGGCCCACTACGACGACGACCTCCAGCAGGTCCTCGAAAATCACGTCGAGATCATCCGGTTCGTCGCCGACGAGAACAAGCGCCAGGGGCTGGAGACCTTCGAGCCCAAGGACAAGAAGAACCAGGACGAGACCGAACTCACCGGCGACGTCAACTACTCGAAGATCGCCATCTACGGCGAGTCCGATCCGCGCGCGTTCGATTACTCGGGGGCGTTCTGTAACGCCAACCGCGGGATTTTCAGCGGTGAGGAACTGCTGAAACTCCAGCGGGAGTTCCTCTACGACTTCCTGCACGCCACCCAGGAGCAGACGATCAAACCGAAGAACAACCCGCGGATCGACATCGACCAGGTGATCGTCGGGCGGACGAACATGCCCGAGTACAAGGACAAGAAGGGTGACGAGAAGATGGAGGCCTTCAACGACCGCACCAAGCGGATCGACTTCCCCTACGTGCTCAGCTACGAGGACGAGGCCAACATCTACCAGAAGATGCTCAACAACGCCGACGTGCCCGACATCAACGTCGAGCCCCACACGCTCGAGATGGCGGGCCTGTTCGGCGTGCTCACGCGGATCGAGGAACCCGACACCGAGACCGTCGACCTGCTCTCGAAGGCCAAAGCCTACAACGGCGAGATCGACGAGGGCGACGACATCGACCCGAAGAAGCTTCGCGACGAGGCCGCCGCGAAGGCCGAGATCGGCGAAGGGATGGTCGGTATCTCACCCCGCTTCATCGGCGACGAGATCGCCGAGGCGATCATGGACTCGAAACACCGCCAGCGCGGCTTCCTCTCGCCGCTGACGGTGTTCAACTTCTTCGAGGAGAACCTCGAACACCACGGCTCCATCCCCGAGGACAACTTCGAGAAGTACTACCGCTACCTCGAGACGGTCCGCGAGGAGTACCGCGAGCGGGCCATCGAGGACGTCCGCCACGCGCTGGCCTACGACATCGACGAGATCCAGCGCCAGGGCGAGAAGTACATGGACCACGTCATGGCCTACATCGACGACGACACGATCGAGGACGAGTTGACGGGCCGGGAGCAGGAACCCGACGAGACGTTCCTGCGCAGCGTCGAGGAGAAACTCGACATTCCCGAGGACCGCAAGGAGTCGTTCCGCCAGGAGGTCTCGAACTGGGTCTCCCGTCGCGCACGCGAGGGCGAGGCGTTCAACCCGCAGGACAACGAACGCCTGCGCCGCGCCCTGGAGCGCAAGCTCTGGGAGGACAAGAAGCACAACATCAACTTCTCGGCGCTCGTGTCGGCCAACGAGTTCGACGACGACGAACGCTCCTCCTGGATCGACGCCCTGATGGAGCAGGGCTACTCCGAGGAAGGGGCGAAAGAGGTCCTCGAGTTCGCGGGCGCGGAGGTCGCCAAGGCCGAGATGGAAGAGTAA
- a CDS encoding DUF5820 family protein, whose product MTAFAALPDSWTVWSEEEDGRTVLAYRPDVFDAEEFPPACLPTLYVTHGKRTRRPGTNPTSRTTANDWFVTLYLEPDVSLPDQHRFDDRSDAVACAIDLARQFDAGEIDYRDLYQVPRERYFDRLDELTGQSADDEP is encoded by the coding sequence ATGACGGCGTTCGCCGCCCTTCCCGACAGCTGGACCGTCTGGAGCGAGGAGGAGGACGGCCGGACGGTACTCGCCTACCGGCCGGACGTCTTCGACGCCGAGGAGTTTCCCCCGGCCTGTCTCCCGACGCTCTACGTCACCCACGGCAAGCGAACCCGGAGACCCGGGACCAACCCGACCAGTCGGACGACGGCGAACGACTGGTTCGTCACCCTCTACCTGGAACCCGACGTCTCCCTCCCCGACCAGCACCGGTTCGACGATCGATCCGACGCCGTGGCGTGCGCGATCGATCTCGCCAGGCAGTTCGACGCCGGCGAGATCGACTATCGCGACCTCTACCAGGTGCCGCGGGAGCGGTACTTCGATCGACTCGACGAGTTGACCGGACAGTCGGCCGACGACGAGCCGTAG
- a CDS encoding UPF0179 family protein — MSTVTLVGTRLAEPGTEFVYHGEADACAGCPYRSQCLNLDVGTKYRVTDVRENAQTLECAMHDGGVRAVEVEPATVKANITSKGAFTGSKTSLPGPCPYVECPSHEYCDPDGLSFDEEYRIRENFGDPPHDVCHLDRSLELVELETDD; from the coding sequence ATGTCGACCGTTACGCTCGTCGGGACCCGGCTGGCCGAACCGGGAACCGAGTTCGTCTATCACGGCGAGGCGGACGCCTGTGCCGGCTGTCCGTACCGGAGCCAGTGTCTCAATCTGGACGTCGGAACCAAGTACCGCGTCACCGACGTCCGGGAGAACGCCCAGACTCTCGAATGTGCCATGCACGACGGGGGCGTGCGGGCAGTCGAGGTCGAACCCGCCACTGTGAAAGCGAATATCACGTCGAAGGGGGCCTTCACCGGCAGCAAGACGAGCCTGCCCGGCCCCTGTCCCTACGTCGAGTGCCCCAGCCACGAGTACTGCGACCCCGACGGCCTCTCGTTCGACGAGGAGTACCGGATCCGGGAGAACTTCGGCGACCCACCGCACGACGTCTGTCACCTCGATCGCTCGCTCGAACTGGTCGAACTCGAGACCGACGACTGA
- a CDS encoding MFS transporter: protein MNGDGVSAPGAGDGGRSDGVSESADPTLYRGWYVVAGSFVGAFVVFGLSYAFGVFLGPMQRELGLSRSGVSFVFSLQTVVIYVAAAALGVLADRFGGRRFLLVGAVALAIGGVWTSRSSTYAELLVAYGIVTAIGLGSIYVVSYATVPRWFERRRGLATGIATAGLGIGMVAMAPAASALVGTVGWRTAILVLVGGAAVLVALVTPLFADDPASADVDPGAEFYGSVPDPDPPDWATYRRDVTAVATSRTFLLVFAGWVFVYGTLYVVLVHVVPHAGDVGLGDRVGAIALAIVGVTTAAARIGVGGLADRVGRVRTFVACSVGMGATTMALPVVDSAAGLYAFAIVFGIAYGGNGALLSPLTADLFGTGNANAIFGLVSLSFAVSGLIAPWAAGLTYDLAGTYTPAFVGAGIAGVVGAGLITIAGREK, encoded by the coding sequence ATGAACGGTGACGGCGTGTCGGCTCCGGGTGCCGGTGATGGCGGTCGGTCAGACGGCGTATCGGAGTCCGCCGATCCAACACTGTACCGCGGCTGGTACGTCGTCGCGGGAAGCTTCGTCGGCGCGTTCGTCGTCTTCGGGCTCTCCTACGCCTTCGGCGTCTTCCTGGGGCCGATGCAGCGCGAACTCGGGCTCTCCCGATCGGGCGTGTCGTTCGTCTTCTCCCTCCAGACGGTCGTGATCTACGTCGCCGCGGCCGCGCTGGGCGTCCTCGCGGATCGGTTCGGCGGCCGACGGTTCTTGCTCGTCGGCGCGGTCGCGCTGGCGATCGGCGGCGTGTGGACCAGTCGCTCGTCCACCTACGCCGAACTGCTGGTCGCCTACGGAATCGTCACGGCGATCGGTCTCGGCTCGATCTACGTCGTCTCGTACGCGACGGTTCCCCGGTGGTTCGAGCGCCGCCGCGGTCTCGCGACGGGCATCGCCACGGCCGGCCTCGGGATCGGGATGGTCGCGATGGCACCCGCCGCAAGCGCCCTCGTCGGGACCGTCGGCTGGCGCACGGCAATCCTCGTCCTCGTCGGCGGGGCCGCCGTCCTGGTCGCCCTCGTCACGCCGCTGTTCGCCGACGATCCGGCTTCGGCGGACGTCGATCCCGGGGCCGAGTTCTACGGCAGCGTTCCGGACCCTGACCCGCCGGACTGGGCGACCTACCGGCGGGACGTGACCGCCGTCGCGACGTCCCGGACCTTCCTGCTGGTGTTTGCGGGCTGGGTCTTCGTCTACGGGACGCTCTACGTGGTGCTCGTCCACGTCGTCCCCCACGCCGGCGACGTCGGCCTCGGCGATCGAGTGGGCGCGATCGCGCTCGCCATCGTCGGCGTCACGACCGCCGCCGCCCGGATCGGGGTGGGCGGCCTCGCCGATCGGGTCGGCCGGGTACGCACGTTCGTCGCCTGTTCGGTCGGGATGGGAGCGACGACGATGGCGCTCCCGGTCGTCGATTCGGCGGCGGGACTGTACGCCTTCGCGATCGTCTTCGGGATCGCCTACGGGGGCAACGGGGCGCTGTTGTCGCCGCTGACGGCCGACCTGTTCGGTACGGGGAACGCGAACGCGATCTTCGGCCTGGTCTCGCTGTCCTTCGCCGTCTCGGGGCTGATCGCGCCCTGGGCTGCCGGACTCACGTACGACCTCGCGGGCACGTATACGCCCGCGTTCGTGGGTGCCGGGATCGCCGGCGTCGTCGGTGCCGGGCTGATCACGATCGCGGGGCGCGAGAAGTGA